The Methanofervidicoccus sp. A16 genome has a segment encoding these proteins:
- the ftnA gene encoding non-heme ferritin, which translates to MISEKLLKKLNEQMMNEFYSANLYLQMSAWCNHEGFEGSAKFLRNHAAEEMEHMQKLFDYIQDIGALPIIDAIEKPKSEYKDLKHVFETAYKHEKLVTSRIHELVELSLSEKDFGTFNFLQWFVEEQREEEKLFKSILDKINMVGLEGRGLFIVDREIGSMKDKEIESIKNKEIESIK; encoded by the coding sequence ATGATAAGTGAAAAGTTACTAAAAAAGTTAAATGAGCAAATGATGAATGAGTTTTATTCTGCTAATTTATATTTGCAAATGAGTGCATGGTGCAATCATGAAGGATTTGAAGGATCTGCTAAATTTTTAAGAAATCATGCAGCAGAAGAAATGGAACATATGCAAAAATTATTTGATTATATTCAAGACATTGGTGCATTGCCAATTATTGATGCTATTGAAAAACCGAAATCAGAATATAAAGACTTAAAACATGTTTTTGAAACTGCTTATAAACATGAAAAATTAGTAACATCTCGTATCCATGAGCTTGTAGAACTTTCTTTATCGGAAAAAGATTTTGGAACTTTTAACTTTTTACAGTGGTTTGTTGAAGAGCAACGTGAAGAAGAAAAACTGTTTAAATCTATATTAGACAAAATAAATATGGTAGGATTAGAAGGGCGCGGTCTATTTATAGTAGATAGAGAAATTGGATCGATGAAAGATAAAGAGATTGAATCAATTAAAAATAAAGAGATTGAATCGATTAAATAA
- the hmgA gene encoding hydroxymethylglutaryl-CoA reductase (NADPH), whose amino-acid sequence MDNKNIEEIVEKLKRGEIKPYQLEDMMGPKDAVEVRRRYIEEVTGVKLEHVGRYSIDEKEAIKKNIENMIGAIQIPLGFAGPLKINGEYAKGEFYIPLSTTEGALVASVNRGCSVINKCGGCTVRVIDDKMTRAPVFKTSSVVEAIKLKNWILENFHRIKEVAEGTTRYGKLISIHPIVIVGRYVYPRFTYTTGDAMGMNMVTIATEKACKFIEEEVAKEENGGIKVHTVALSGNFCTDKKPSGVNMVEGRGKTIVAEVFLKEEEVRKYLKTTSKAIEQVNLYKNLIGSAVSNSMGFNAHYANIIGALFLATGQDEAHIVEGSIGITVAESEEDGLYFSVTLPDVPLGTVGGGTRVETQRECLEMLGCYGSGKALKFAEIVGGAVLAGELSLLGALASGHLARAHAQLGR is encoded by the coding sequence ATGGACAATAAAAATATCGAGGAGATTGTGGAGAAGTTAAAAAGAGGGGAGATTAAACCCTATCAACTTGAAGATATGATGGGCCCAAAGGATGCAGTAGAGGTTAGGAGGAGGTATATTGAAGAAGTAACGGGAGTGAAGTTAGAGCATGTTGGAAGATACTCTATAGATGAGAAAGAGGCTATAAAGAAGAACATCGAAAATATGATAGGTGCCATCCAGATTCCCTTAGGTTTTGCAGGACCGTTGAAAATTAATGGAGAGTACGCCAAGGGAGAGTTTTACATACCTCTATCTACAACAGAGGGCGCCCTTGTAGCATCGGTTAATAGAGGTTGCAGTGTTATAAATAAATGTGGTGGATGTACAGTTAGGGTAATAGATGATAAGATGACAAGGGCACCAGTATTTAAAACATCCTCTGTAGTTGAGGCAATAAAGTTGAAGAACTGGATATTGGAGAACTTCCATAGGATAAAGGAGGTTGCAGAGGGTACAACTAGATATGGTAAGTTGATATCTATTCATCCCATAGTAATAGTTGGGAGGTACGTATATCCAAGATTTACCTACACTACTGGGGACGCTATGGGAATGAATATGGTGACGATTGCTACGGAAAAGGCATGTAAATTCATCGAGGAGGAGGTTGCTAAAGAGGAAAATGGAGGTATAAAGGTGCACACTGTGGCACTAAGTGGTAATTTTTGTACAGATAAGAAACCTAGTGGAGTAAATATGGTAGAGGGGAGAGGTAAAACCATAGTTGCAGAGGTGTTTTTAAAGGAGGAGGAGGTAAGGAAGTATCTAAAAACCACCTCAAAGGCTATAGAGCAGGTTAATTTATATAAAAATCTCATAGGTTCGGCAGTTTCTAACTCTATGGGGTTCAACGCCCACTACGCCAACATAATAGGTGCTCTATTCCTAGCAACTGGGCAGGATGAGGCTCACATTGTAGAGGGAAGTATAGGTATAACTGTTGCAGAATCTGAGGAGGATGGGTTGTACTTCTCTGTTACTCTACCAGATGTGCCCTTGGGGACAGTAGGGGGAGGTACAAGGGTGGAGACACAGAGGGAGTGCTTAGAGATGTTGGGATGTTACGGTAGTGGCAAGGCTCTTAAATTTGCAGAGATCGTTGGAGGGGCAGTTTTGGCTGGAGAGTTGTCTCTCCTTGGAGCCCTTGCATCTGGACACTTAGCGAGAGCCCATGCCCAGTTAGGTAGGTAA
- the cbiT gene encoding precorrin-6Y C5,15-methyltransferase (decarboxylating) subunit CbiT — protein sequence MIRDEDFFRMEGVPITKEEIRAISIGKLQLEPDDVVVDIGCGSGGMTVEIGRKCKFVYAIDYSEDAILTTKRNLELFDIKNCKVIKGKGEEVLESLDFNKAFVGGTKNIYKILDILTEKNTEVIVINTIVLENTARILNYFEDIDRYNIEVVNVVVSYGKKIKNGHMMLSRNPINIITCRL from the coding sequence ATGATCAGAGACGAGGATTTTTTTAGAATGGAGGGAGTTCCAATAACTAAGGAGGAGATAAGAGCCATAAGTATAGGTAAATTACAGTTGGAGCCTGATGATGTTGTGGTAGATATTGGATGTGGTAGTGGAGGTATGACTGTGGAGATAGGTAGGAAGTGTAAGTTTGTTTACGCTATAGACTACTCTGAAGATGCAATATTAACTACTAAAAGAAATTTGGAACTCTTTGATATAAAAAACTGTAAAGTGATAAAGGGAAAGGGAGAGGAGGTTTTAGAATCCTTGGATTTTAATAAAGCCTTTGTAGGAGGTACAAAGAATATATATAAAATTTTGGATATACTTACAGAAAAGAATACAGAGGTTATAGTGATAAATACAATAGTCCTTGAAAACACTGCTAGAATTCTGAACTACTTCGAGGACATAGATAGGTACAATATTGAGGTTGTAAATGTTGTTGTAAGTTATGGGAAGAAGATAAAAAATGGCCATATGATGCTATCTAGGAATCCTATAAATATAATCACCTGTAGATTGTAG
- the radA gene encoding DNA repair and recombination protein RadA, whose product MADKLTDIPGVGPSIAEKLIEAGYTDFMKIATASIGELAEIDGISEKVAAKIIAHARELCDLGFKSGTDLLKQRKTVWKLSTGSKELDRILNGGLESQSTIEFAGMFGSGKTQIMHQACVNLQCDDMIIADKEALDEGELEDRKAVYIDTEGTFRPERIMQMAEALGIDGQKVLDNVFVARAYNSDMQMLYAEKIEELIRSGNNIKLIIVDSLTSTFRNEYTGMGKLAERQQKLGRHMATLNKLADLYNCVVLVTNQVASRLDAFFGPAEQPIGGHIVGHAATFRFFLRKGKGDKRIAKLYDSPHLPDSEAIFRITEKGIHD is encoded by the coding sequence ATGGCAGATAAATTAACTGATATACCTGGAGTTGGTCCCTCAATTGCAGAGAAACTTATTGAGGCTGGATACACTGATTTTATGAAAATAGCAACTGCCTCAATTGGCGAACTTGCCGAGATCGATGGTATAAGTGAGAAGGTAGCGGCTAAGATAATTGCCCATGCGAGGGAGTTGTGTGATCTTGGGTTTAAAAGTGGTACAGATCTTTTGAAGCAGAGGAAAACTGTATGGAAACTATCTACAGGTAGTAAGGAGTTAGATAGGATACTCAACGGGGGATTGGAGAGTCAATCTACTATAGAGTTTGCAGGGATGTTCGGAAGTGGTAAAACCCAGATTATGCATCAGGCATGTGTAAATCTCCAGTGTGACGATATGATAATTGCAGATAAGGAGGCGTTGGATGAAGGTGAGTTGGAGGATAGAAAGGCTGTGTATATAGATACTGAAGGTACCTTTAGGCCTGAGAGGATCATGCAGATGGCGGAAGCCCTGGGAATAGATGGCCAGAAGGTTCTTGACAACGTCTTTGTTGCAAGGGCTTACAACTCAGATATGCAGATGCTCTACGCAGAGAAGATAGAGGAACTTATTAGATCGGGAAATAATATAAAATTGATCATCGTGGACTCCCTTACAAGCACCTTCAGGAACGAGTATACAGGGATGGGAAAACTTGCAGAGAGGCAACAGAAACTTGGTAGGCATATGGCAACCTTAAATAAGTTGGCCGATCTCTACAACTGTGTAGTACTTGTAACTAACCAGGTTGCATCAAGATTAGACGCCTTCTTTGGACCTGCAGAGCAACCTATAGGTGGACACATCGTAGGCCATGCTGCAACCTTTAGGTTCTTCCTTAGGAAGGGTAAGGGAGACAAGAGGATAGCCAAGTTGTACGACTCTCCACATCTCCCAGATTCCGAGGCTATATTCAGGATAACTGAGAAGGGAATTCATGATTAA
- the purE gene encoding 5-(carboxyamino)imidazole ribonucleotide mutase, producing MICIIMGSESDLKIAEKGIPILKEFGVEFEVRVASAHRTPDLVEEIVKNSKAKVFIAIAGLAAHLPGVVASLTTKPVIAVPVESKLDGMDALLSCVQMPPGIPTATVGIDRGDNAALLALEILALSDEELAKKLEKYREKLKEKVMNSDKRVRELYKS from the coding sequence ATGATATGTATAATAATGGGTAGTGAAAGTGACTTAAAGATAGCTGAAAAGGGAATACCTATTCTAAAAGAATTTGGAGTAGAATTTGAGGTAAGAGTTGCCTCTGCCCATAGAACTCCAGATCTCGTCGAGGAGATAGTAAAAAATAGTAAAGCCAAGGTATTTATAGCGATTGCAGGGCTTGCAGCCCATCTCCCAGGAGTTGTAGCCTCCTTAACAACAAAACCTGTGATAGCGGTGCCTGTAGAGAGTAAGTTAGATGGAATGGATGCCCTATTAAGTTGTGTCCAAATGCCTCCTGGTATACCAACTGCAACTGTAGGAATCGACAGAGGAGATAACGCCGCACTTTTAGCCCTTGAGATCTTAGCACTCTCCGATGAGGAGTTAGCCAAGAAGTTGGAAAAGTATAGAGAAAAACTAAAAGAAAAAGTTATGAATTCAGATAAAAGAGTTAGGGAACTATATAAAAGTTAA
- a CDS encoding nucleoside-diphosphate kinase has product MKERTFVMIKPDAVKRKLMGRIIQRFEDKGLEIVKMRMLKMSRELAEKLYEEHRNKDFFKELVDFITSDRVVVMVIEGEKAISVVRKMIGKTNPLEADMGTIRGDFGYSTPDNLVHASDSEKSAKREIQLFFGEY; this is encoded by the coding sequence TTGAAAGAGAGAACCTTTGTAATGATAAAACCTGATGCTGTAAAAAGGAAGTTAATGGGGAGAATTATTCAGCGCTTTGAAGATAAAGGGCTGGAAATAGTGAAGATGAGGATGTTGAAGATGTCAAGGGAGTTGGCAGAGAAACTATATGAAGAACATCGAAATAAGGACTTTTTTAAGGAGTTAGTTGATTTTATTACTTCAGATAGGGTTGTTGTAATGGTAATTGAGGGGGAAAAGGCCATATCTGTAGTTAGAAAAATGATAGGAAAAACCAACCCATTGGAGGCAGATATGGGAACTATAAGGGGGGATTTTGGATATTCCACACCAGATAACCTAGTACATGCCTCGGACTCTGAAAAGAGTGCTAAGAGGGAGATCCAGTTGTTTTTTGGAGAGTATTAA
- a CDS encoding alkaline phosphatase — translation MKKKIGAILSTLFVISILLTFQASIAKSYSGEDLSIRSQGVKNVIVLIGDGMSVGQVEITKLCYGHLNMEDLTYGGYELTDSLSGPVTDSAAAGTAIATGFKTYNGMISTVKVGDKLVNVSTLLELAKYSGKATGLVTTTRITHATPAVFASHVEDRDMEKEIAKQLIKEKVNVLFGGGKKKFDSDTLKLAEKMGYKVVYTKKDLESVDGNYVLGLFSDSHMPYVLDRDEDTVGLLDMTKKAIKLLEKDPDGFFLMVEGGRIDHACHANDVASVVAETKEFDDVVGYCLDYARKNKDTLVIVLADHETGGLGVGIDYGDPIDEDRILSIKASTGKMAKEIKNGADPKEVIKKYTGIDLTDEEVKKIKEALEAEKSGKKYALGNAIAEIISEKVGVGFVSHKHTGNPVPILAYGPGAEYFRGFRHHVDTSKEVADIMLFGGKKRVSINGIGVIKGDANGNYRIDLDDAYITLNYYVGKMALNGDERRLDMDNNGIIDYKDVAIIMEMAES, via the coding sequence GTGAAGAAAAAGATAGGTGCAATACTAAGCACCTTATTTGTCATATCCATATTACTTACCTTCCAGGCAAGTATAGCAAAAAGTTACAGTGGAGAGGATCTATCTATTAGATCTCAAGGAGTAAAAAATGTCATTGTACTAATTGGAGATGGTATGAGTGTTGGTCAGGTGGAAATAACAAAACTTTGCTATGGACATCTTAATATGGAAGATCTGACCTATGGAGGTTATGAACTTACAGACTCACTAAGTGGTCCAGTTACAGATTCTGCAGCGGCAGGAACCGCTATAGCCACTGGATTTAAGACATACAACGGAATGATCTCTACAGTGAAGGTAGGAGATAAACTTGTAAATGTAAGTACTCTCTTAGAACTGGCAAAGTACAGTGGTAAGGCTACAGGGTTGGTAACTACCACCAGAATAACCCACGCCACTCCAGCGGTATTCGCATCCCATGTGGAAGACAGAGATATGGAAAAAGAGATAGCAAAACAACTAATAAAGGAGAAGGTTAATGTATTATTTGGAGGAGGTAAGAAAAAATTTGACAGCGATACCTTAAAGTTGGCAGAGAAGATGGGTTATAAGGTTGTGTACACAAAGAAGGATTTAGAGAGTGTAGATGGAAACTATGTATTGGGATTGTTCTCTGACAGCCACATGCCTTATGTATTAGACAGAGACGAGGATACTGTAGGATTGCTGGACATGACAAAGAAGGCTATAAAGTTGTTGGAGAAGGATCCAGATGGGTTCTTCCTGATGGTAGAAGGTGGAAGAATAGACCATGCATGTCATGCTAACGACGTTGCATCTGTTGTAGCAGAGACTAAGGAGTTTGACGACGTTGTAGGATACTGTCTCGATTACGCAAGGAAAAATAAAGACACCCTTGTAATAGTTCTCGCAGACCATGAAACTGGTGGGCTGGGAGTAGGAATAGACTATGGAGATCCAATAGATGAGGATAGAATACTCAGTATCAAGGCATCCACTGGAAAGATGGCAAAGGAAATAAAGAATGGAGCAGATCCAAAAGAGGTTATAAAGAAGTATACAGGTATAGATCTAACAGATGAAGAAGTTAAAAAGATCAAAGAAGCCTTAGAAGCCGAGAAATCTGGTAAGAAGTACGCCCTTGGAAATGCTATAGCAGAGATCATCAGTGAGAAAGTAGGAGTGGGGTTTGTATCCCACAAGCATACAGGTAATCCAGTTCCAATATTGGCATACGGTCCTGGAGCGGAATACTTCAGAGGATTTAGACACCATGTAGATACAAGTAAGGAAGTTGCAGATATAATGTTATTTGGTGGAAAGAAGAGAGTAAGTATCAACGGAATAGGAGTTATAAAAGGAGATGCTAATGGAAATTACAGAATAGATTTAGACGATGCTTACATAACACTTAACTACTACGTCGGTAAGATGGCACTGAACGGAGATGAGAGGAGGCTGGACATGGACAATAATGGAATAATTGACTACAAGGATGTTGCCATAATAATGGAGATGGCAGAATCCTAA
- a CDS encoding PP2C family serine/threonine-protein phosphatase, translated as MDNKPLNRNEIICEEDKAYGISHKGNRTHNEDYILVKKIKDIYLLAVADGIGGHNAGEVASKMAVETLENFITERYREDLSIEEIKEILEEAYNLAHRKIRENAIGDKEGMGTTLTTAIVKGDRCIVANCGDSRAYLIRDGSIIHRTKDHSYVQVLVDSGFISEKDAMYHPMKNIIISALGLEDFIVDTYLWDIKKGDTLLLSSDGLHDYVKKEDILKVVNSYSDPKKIVEKLLYIALEKTEDNVSIVVYRENP; from the coding sequence ATGGATAATAAACCTCTAAATCGTAATGAGATCATCTGTGAGGAAGATAAGGCCTACGGTATATCACATAAGGGCAACAGGACACATAACGAGGACTACATCCTAGTTAAGAAGATCAAGGATATCTATCTCTTAGCAGTTGCAGATGGTATTGGAGGACATAACGCAGGAGAGGTTGCATCTAAAATGGCAGTGGAAACTCTAGAGAACTTTATAACAGAGAGATACAGAGAGGATCTATCCATTGAAGAGATTAAAGAAATATTGGAAGAAGCCTACAATTTAGCCCATCGTAAGATAAGGGAAAATGCTATCGGAGATAAGGAAGGAATGGGAACAACACTGACAACTGCAATAGTAAAGGGAGACAGATGTATTGTAGCGAACTGTGGTGATAGTAGGGCGTATTTAATTAGAGATGGAAGTATAATTCACAGAACTAAAGATCACTCTTATGTCCAGGTTTTAGTAGATAGTGGTTTTATTTCAGAGAAGGATGCCATGTATCACCCAATGAAAAATATCATTATTTCGGCATTAGGGTTAGAGGATTTTATAGTAGATACCTACCTCTGGGACATAAAAAAGGGAGATACACTTCTTCTAAGTTCCGATGGACTTCATGACTACGTTAAAAAGGAGGATATTTTAAAGGTCGTAAATAGTTATAGCGATCCGAAGAAAATTGTTGAAAAATTGTTGTATATTGCATTAGAAAAAACAGAGGACAACGTGAGCATAGTAGTGTACAGAGAAAATCCTTAG
- a CDS encoding anaerobic ribonucleoside-triphosphate reductase activating protein produces MKIFGIIDLSTLDYPKRCSSVVFMSGCNMRCGYCHNYLHMKRNTRDIPPYKVYKSIDLTFSEAIVISGGEPTVQPQTLIEFCRIVKREENLPIKLDTNGSNVDVVKELIQEGLIDYLAVDVKCAFEKYWDIAQYEGSKIEDNVKKLIKICKKEGIFIECRTTYIPEKMDKEDIYTIVNTVKGCNLYALQQFDSEHCWKEEYRKMREPTLEELVELGNVAKEYIPNVVVRSKEGILYL; encoded by the coding sequence ATGAAAATATTTGGAATAATAGATCTGTCCACATTGGATTACCCTAAGAGGTGCTCCTCTGTTGTATTTATGAGTGGTTGTAATATGAGATGTGGATACTGCCATAACTACTTACATATGAAGAGGAACACTCGGGATATTCCACCGTATAAGGTCTATAAAAGTATAGATCTAACCTTTTCAGAGGCTATAGTAATAAGTGGTGGAGAACCGACGGTACAGCCCCAGACTCTAATAGAGTTTTGTAGGATAGTTAAGAGGGAAGAGAATCTCCCAATAAAGTTAGATACCAATGGATCCAATGTAGATGTTGTAAAGGAGTTGATTCAGGAGGGCCTTATAGACTATCTAGCTGTAGATGTTAAGTGTGCCTTTGAAAAGTACTGGGATATTGCCCAATACGAGGGTAGTAAAATAGAGGATAATGTAAAAAAACTTATAAAGATCTGTAAGAAGGAGGGTATTTTTATCGAGTGTAGAACTACATATATTCCTGAGAAGATGGATAAAGAAGACATATACACTATTGTTAACACTGTGAAAGGTTGTAATCTCTACGCCCTACAGCAGTTTGACAGTGAACACTGTTGGAAGGAAGAGTACAGAAAAATGAGGGAGCCTACTTTGGAGGAACTTGTAGAGTTGGGAAATGTGGCAAAGGAGTACATCCCTAATGTTGTCGTGAGATCTAAGGAGGGAATACTGTATCTTTAA
- a CDS encoding MBL fold metallo-hydrolase, whose protein sequence is MEIVVLVDNIASKPYIAQHGLSIIVKTEDRKILFDTGQDPNTLKRNLKLMGEDDNFDCIVISHGHYDHTDGLKYFIEGGKSRLKVPIYIHPEAFVDRYIEGRYIGIDRNLKKYLKKENLILVNDKPHYEKDMIVSGKVERLFPYEIDPFYMVLEDGTRKVDYVNDDMFIIVEDIVFTGCAHSGIINVIEYAKKINKNVRGVVGGFHLIHASKDYIKTVYDYLSAHNFEFIMPLHCTGLYATKVLSKLNNFIYGHVGKKLMV, encoded by the coding sequence ATGGAAATTGTAGTCCTTGTTGATAACATCGCCAGTAAACCCTACATTGCTCAACATGGTTTATCCATAATTGTAAAAACTGAGGACAGGAAAATACTATTTGATACAGGCCAGGACCCTAATACGTTAAAGAGGAATTTAAAGTTAATGGGGGAGGATGACAACTTCGACTGTATAGTTATAAGTCATGGTCATTACGATCATACAGATGGACTGAAGTACTTTATAGAGGGAGGCAAAAGTAGACTTAAAGTACCTATATACATACATCCAGAGGCCTTTGTAGACAGGTATATAGAGGGGAGATATATAGGAATCGATAGAAATCTGAAGAAGTATCTAAAAAAAGAGAATCTAATACTTGTAAACGATAAACCTCACTATGAAAAGGATATGATAGTATCTGGGAAAGTTGAAAGGTTATTTCCTTACGAGATAGATCCGTTTTATATGGTTTTGGAGGATGGAACACGTAAAGTAGACTATGTAAATGATGATATGTTTATAATTGTTGAGGATATTGTATTTACAGGGTGTGCCCATAGTGGTATAATTAACGTTATAGAATACGCCAAGAAGATAAACAAGAATGTTAGGGGAGTTGTAGGAGGTTTCCATCTAATCCATGCCTCAAAAGATTATATAAAGACAGTATATGACTACCTCTCTGCCCACAACTTCGAATTTATAATGCCTCTCCACTGTACAGGCTTATACGCCACAAAGGTTTTGAGTAAATTGAACAACTTTATATATGGACATGTTGGTAAAAAGTTGATGGTATAA
- a CDS encoding TIGR00375 family protein, whose product MIVNCDLHIHSRFAGGTSKNMDIEHILKYGKLKGLNIIGTGDCLHPKYLQEIQDYKDSNLILTVEIEDKNRVHHLVLLPSISKAYELRERLRRYSNNIDTEGRPKVTLRGGELLEIVKETGGLIGPAHAFTPYTSIYKSFDSIYQCYGKKPDFVELGLSADTDMGDMVQELRDIPFLSNSDAHSYHPYRLGREFNQFEVRSIGDLEENFEEIKRSIKHNKIVANYGLDPALGKYHLTACSKCHLRYRIEDAIKLNYRCPECGGVIKKGVYDRTLELSKDKKVIHPDFRPPYYRIVPLSQIISLSIGKGIDTKIVESLWRKYVELFGNEINVLIKEDISNLIKVNEKIGKTIEMFRKNKIYYYPGGGGEYGRILKTPPKIRWYKPMTTLDSWLG is encoded by the coding sequence TTGATAGTAAACTGTGATCTACATATACACTCGAGATTTGCAGGGGGGACCTCGAAGAATATGGACATAGAGCATATACTGAAATACGGGAAATTAAAGGGCCTTAATATAATTGGTACTGGAGACTGTCTCCATCCCAAGTATCTTCAGGAGATCCAGGATTATAAAGATAGTAATTTAATTTTAACAGTGGAGATTGAGGATAAAAACCGTGTTCATCACCTTGTATTGCTACCCTCTATATCTAAAGCCTACGAACTTCGGGAGAGGTTGAGGAGATACTCTAACAACATAGATACCGAGGGAAGACCTAAGGTTACCCTTAGAGGAGGGGAACTGTTGGAGATAGTTAAGGAGACTGGAGGGCTTATAGGGCCTGCCCATGCCTTCACTCCTTATACTAGCATTTACAAGTCCTTCGATTCTATATATCAGTGTTATGGGAAGAAACCTGATTTTGTGGAGTTAGGGTTATCTGCAGATACTGATATGGGAGATATGGTCCAGGAACTTAGAGATATACCTTTTCTAAGCAACTCCGATGCCCACTCCTACCATCCCTATAGATTGGGGAGGGAGTTCAACCAATTTGAGGTTAGAAGTATTGGAGATCTTGAGGAGAACTTCGAAGAGATAAAGAGATCTATAAAACATAACAAGATCGTTGCAAACTACGGCTTAGATCCTGCCCTTGGGAAGTACCATCTAACAGCCTGTTCAAAGTGCCATCTAAGGTACCGTATAGAGGATGCTATAAAGTTGAACTACAGATGTCCTGAATGTGGAGGAGTTATAAAAAAAGGAGTCTACGATAGAACCTTAGAGTTGTCCAAGGATAAGAAGGTTATTCATCCTGATTTTAGACCTCCCTACTACAGGATAGTTCCTCTCTCCCAGATAATCTCTCTATCTATTGGGAAAGGTATTGATACTAAGATCGTTGAAAGTTTATGGAGAAAATATGTTGAACTCTTCGGTAACGAGATAAATGTCCTTATTAAGGAGGACATCTCTAACTTGATAAAGGTAAATGAGAAGATAGGTAAAACTATCGAGATGTTTCGAAAGAATAAGATATACTACTATCCTGGAGGGGGAGGAGAGTACGGCAGGATATTAAAAACTCCTCCAAAGATCAGATGGTATAAACCGATGACCACTTTAGATAGTTGGTTAGGTTAA
- a CDS encoding methanogenesis marker 5 protein encodes MKKIFIYPPNSLILGDLVERFGHKPLMLNNVVGKKVRTPEIDSPPMNMTDEDPKKGLRYAAIEVPSGVRGRMSLIGPLIEEADAAIIMDEAPIAFGCIGCARTNELTKYLIRRRRIPKLNLIYPKNEEEAKVVVQKIAKFLEELE; translated from the coding sequence ATGAAGAAGATATTTATCTATCCACCTAACAGTCTAATACTTGGAGATCTCGTTGAGAGGTTTGGCCATAAACCCTTAATGCTCAACAACGTTGTAGGTAAGAAGGTTAGAACTCCAGAGATAGACAGTCCTCCTATGAACATGACAGATGAAGATCCCAAGAAGGGATTACGTTATGCAGCAATAGAGGTGCCCTCTGGAGTTAGGGGGAGAATGTCCTTAATAGGTCCCTTAATTGAGGAGGCAGATGCTGCCATTATAATGGATGAGGCTCCTATAGCATTTGGATGTATAGGTTGTGCCAGGACAAATGAACTTACAAAGTACCTTATAAGAAGAAGGAGGATACCTAAGTTAAACCTTATCTATCCAAAGAATGAAGAGGAGGCAAAGGTTGTGGTTCAAAAGATAGCCAAGTTTCTTGAAGAGTTGGAGTAG
- a CDS encoding DUF2111 domain-containing protein, whose amino-acid sequence MLKEVLKNADAKDIAPIAYTIHLLVNKVPVAMRSKEKPGVRVEKGKIVDTNYEGYVLKLAIELGQTLRVSAVKGPYAGLPVIVVPIVDDGEVLGAIGVVDITAGIFEEILTLSRRPELMKFLPEEAFPK is encoded by the coding sequence GTGTTAAAGGAGGTTTTGAAAAATGCAGATGCTAAGGATATTGCACCTATAGCATATACAATACATCTACTTGTAAATAAGGTACCTGTTGCTATGAGATCCAAGGAAAAACCTGGTGTAAGGGTTGAAAAGGGTAAAATAGTAGATACCAACTACGAGGGATACGTGTTAAAGTTGGCTATAGAGTTGGGACAGACCTTGAGGGTAAGTGCTGTAAAGGGACCCTATGCAGGACTGCCAGTAATAGTGGTGCCGATAGTAGATGATGGAGAGGTTCTTGGAGCGATTGGAGTAGTAGATATCACTGCAGGAATATTTGAGGAAATACTGACCCTTTCAAGGAGACCAGAGTTGATGAAATTCCTACCTGAGGAAGCCTTCCCTAAATAA